From one Delphinus delphis chromosome 21, mDelDel1.2, whole genome shotgun sequence genomic stretch:
- the LOC132417586 gene encoding putative claudin-24 — protein sequence MALVFRVAMQFVGILLSLLGWVLSIITTFLPHWKNLNLDLNEMENWTVGLWQTCVTQEEVGMQCKDFDSFLALPAELRISRILMFLSNGLGFLGLLVSGFGLDCLRIGERQQDVKKQLLILGGILFWTAGVTALVPVSWVAHRTVQEFWDETIPEIVPRWEFGEALFIGWFAGFSLLLGGCLLNWAACGTQIPLASGHYAVAEMQTQCSYLENGTANPSV from the coding sequence ATGGCTTTAGTCTTTAGAGTAGCAATGCAATTCGTTGGAATTTTGCTATCTCTGCTGGGATGGGTTTTATCCATTATTACAACTTTTTTGCCACATTGGAAAAACCTCAACCTGgacttaaatgaaatggaaaactggACTGTGGGACTCTGGCAGACCTGCGTCACCCAAGAGGAAGTGGGGATGCAATGCAAGGACTTTGATTCTTTCCTGGCTTTGCCCGCTGAGCTCAGGATCTCCAGGATTTTAATGTTCCTCTCAAACGGCCTGGGATTCCTGGGCCTGCTGGTCTCGGGGTTTGGCCTGGACTGCTTGAGAATTGGAGAGAGACAGCAGGATGTCAAGAAGCAGCTGTTAATCCTGGGAGGAATTCTGTTCTGGACAGCAGGCGTCACAGCCCTTGTTCCTGTCTCTTGGGTCGCCCACAGGACAGTCCAGGAGTTCTGGGATGAGACCATCCCCGAGATTGTGCCCAGGTGGGAGTTTGGGGAGGCCCTCTTTATCGGCTGGTTTGCTGGATTTTCTCTCCTGCTCGGAGGGTGTCTGCTAAACTGGGCCGCCTGCGGGACCCAGATTCCCCTGGCTTCCGGCCACTATGCAGTGGCAGAAATGCAAACTCAGTGTTCATACCTGGAGAATGGAACTGCCAATCCTTCAGTGTAA